A segment of the Streptomyces pactum genome:
CTGGCGTGGGAGCAGTGGGTGGCCTAGGCGCCCTCGCCCCGCCGCAGGTCCAGCAGTTCCACCATCCCGGTCGGGTCCTCCTGCCCGTGCCCCTCGGCGAGCCACCGCTCCATCAGCTCCGTGTAGGGCGTCAGCAGCTCCGCGCTCACCCCCTGCTCCTCGGCCGTGCGCAGCAGCGTCGCGTTGCCCGCCACCTGCATGGCGAGGTTGGAGACGACGTTCTTGCCGTAGTCACCGCTCTCCAGTTGCTCGGCGGCCAGGTGGGCCGAGCCGGTCATCGCGCCGAGCCACGACACCAGCAGCGGCGCGAAGTCCTTGGGGGCGATGTCCTCGGGGCCGATCAGCGCGAAGGCGTGCGTGATGCCCGCGAACATGCCGCTCATCGCGCTCAGCAGCGCCACGTCGTGCAGCGCCGCGAACCCCGGGTCCTCGCCGACGTACCGGGTGCCGGCCGGGACGGCGAGGGTGTCGCGGTGCTCCTCGAAAGGGCCGGGGGAGCCGCTGTAGAAGACGAAGCCGCCGGAGCCGGCGTCCCCGATCATCGGCGGTACGGCCATGATCCCGGCGTCCAGGAAACGGGCGCCGCGCGCCTCGGCCCAGGCGGCGCGGGCGCGGCCCTGGGCCGGCGTGCCGGTGGTGAGGTTCACCAGGTCCCGCCCGGTCAGGTCGGCTCCGTCGAGGGCCTCGCCGACCGTGGCGTCGTCGAGCAGGCAGACGATCACCAGGCGGCTCGCGGCCACCGCGTCGGCCGCGCTCGCGGCGACCGTCGCGCCGTCGGCGGCGAGGGCCTCGGCGCGGGCGGGGGTGCGGTTCCAGACGGTCACGGGGTGTCCGGCGGCGAGCCAGGCGCGGACCAGGGCGGTGCCCATGGCGCCGGCGCCGAGGACGGTGAGCGGAATACGGGGAGCGGATGTCTTGTCGGTGATGGTGACGGTGTCGATGCTGGCGTCAGTCATGGTGATCAGACTCCGCCGGGGGGAACCGCCACTCAAGTACGCACTTGGGAGTGGGTGGTTACCCCGGGGAAAGAGTCCAGGCAGCGGACGGGGACGGGGAGACGGGTATGGGGACGGCACGGCGGCCGGGAGCGTACGTCTGCGGGATCGACGCGGCGATGGACGTGATCGGCGGCAAGTGGAAGGGGCTCATCCTGTGGGCGCTGAACGAGCGGCCGTACCGCTTCGGCGCCCTGCGCCGGGAACTGCCCGGCGTGACGGAGAAGGTGCTCACCGCGCAGCTCAGGGAGCTGGAGGCCGACGGCGTCGTCCACCGCGAGGAGTACGACGAGGTGCCGCCGCGCGTCGAGTACTCGCTGACCGCCCGGGGCGTCGCCCTCAACGAGGCGCTGGCGCCGCTCGGCGCGTGGGGCAGGGCGAACGTGCTGGACGTCTCACCGGCCGCCGGTCAGGTGCGCGAAGACGACCACGTTGCCCTGGTAGCCGGTACCGCGTGAGTAGTCGCCGCCGCAGGTGATGACGCGCAGCTCGGGCCGGCCGGCCGCGCCGTACACCTTCTCGTCGGGGAAGTCCTTGGCGGCGTACACCTCCACCGCGTCCACGGTGAACACCGCGACCCCGCCGTCGCGCCGGTCGACCTCGATCGTGCCGCCCTTCTCCAGGGCGCCGAGCCGGTAGAAGACGGCGGGGCCGTCGGCGTTGTCGACGTGCCCGGCGACGATCGCGGTGCCCGTCTCACCGGGGGTGGTGCCGGCCTCGTACCAGCCGGCCAGGTTCTCCTTCTCGGCGGGCGGCACGTCGAGGCTGCCGGACGGGGTGAGGCCGAGGCCCGTCATCGGGGCGTCCACGCCGATCGCCGGGATGCGGATGCGGTCCGGCGGGGAGGGCGGCAGCGCGGGTGCGGCGGCGGCCTCGCCGGCCTGCCCGGTGCGGGCCTGGGCGGCGGAGGGCTGCGGCGGGGCCTCGGTGCGGGTACCGCCGAGCACCAGCCACGCCCCGGAGCACAGGGCGAGCGCGGTGACGGCCGCTATCGCGGTGTTGCCGACCCTGCGCATGACGTCCCCTCTCCTCGGGTCCCTCGGAAGGCCCCTGCCCCCTCCGGGCCGCGAGGGGCGTCGGACCCGGAGGGGGTGGGGAAGTGCGGTACCGGCTGACGGGCAGCGGAGGGTGCCCGTCAGATCCCGTCGCCTCTCGCCCGGCGATGCAGGAGCCAGGTACCGCCCGCGGCGGCGACGGCCAGAGCCGCCACACCGGCCGCGGTCTGCACGGGATCGGGGCCAAGAGCGCCGCCGACCCCCGTCTTCACGCTTCCTTTCGGATACACCTGCGCACCGGCCGAGGCGAGCGTGACCACCAGGTCGCCGGTCACCCGCAGACCGCTCCCGCCGCAGGTCGCGACGATCTCGTACGTCCCCGGCTGCGCGCTCGGCGGCACCTCGAAGCGGCCGGCCGTCCCGCCCTCGTCCGGCGCCAGCGGGAACGTACCGGCGCCCACGGCGCTGGCGTCGCCCGCGGCCGAACCGCCCTCGCCGCACGCCTCGGTGGTCGCCACGGCCGGTTCTCCCGGCACGACCGAGGACGGGTAGACCTCCAGGCGACCGGTGGCTGCGGCCTCCCCGGCGTGGGCGGACGCCGGGGAGGCGAGGCCGACGGCCGCGACGGCGAGCGCGGTACCGGTCAGCAGGCGGGCGGTACGTCGCATCGGTGCTCCTTCGAGCTCTTCGGTGGCCTCTGCCCTACCGAGGAAAGTCGCACCGGACGCGCCCCGCTCCCCGAAGATGCGCCGGGATTGGGATGAACGGGTGTCGGCCGCGGCTCCGGCGGGTCCACGCGGGGCGTCGTTTCGGCAGGTCACCGGCGTGTGGCCGGCGGGTGCCGGAAAAGATCCCGAAGGGCGGGAGGCGAGGGTGTGAACGGGTGACCGGTGCCTCCGGACGGACCCGTCGGCGTCCCGGCTTGACCTCGACAAAGGTTGAGGTATCAGGCTGGCCGCATGACCACAACGACCGCTCCGCTCCATGTGACCCTGCTCGTCGGCAGCAACCGCCACGGCCGCTTCGGCCCCGTCGTCGCCGACTGGCTCCTGGACCACCTCCGGGCCCACGACGACCTGGTGCCGGAGGTGGTGGACGTCGCCGGGACCGACCTGCCCACGACCTTCGCCCCGACCCCGCGGGCGACCGCGGCACTGGCGGAGATCACCCCCAGCCTGGCGGGCGCCGACGCGTTCGTCGTGCTCACCCCCGAGTACAACCACTCGTTCCCGGCGGGCCTGAAGAACGTCATCGACTGGCACTTCACCGAGTGGCGGGCCAAGCCCGTCGGCCTCGTCTCCTACGGCGGTCTGGCCGGCGGCCTGCGCGCCTCGGAGCACCTGCGCCAGGTCTTCGCCGAGCTGCACGCCGTCACCGTCCGCGACACCGTCTCCTTCCACAACGCGGGCGCCTCGTTCGACGACGCGGGCAGGCTCAGGGACCCGTCGGGACCGGACGCGGCGGCGAAGACGATGCTCGACCAACTGGTGTGGTGGGGGCGGGCCCTGCGGGAGGCGAAGGAGAAGCGGCCCTACGGCGACGGGTGACCGCGGGGCCGTCGGCCCCACGCGACGGCCGCCCCGGTGAGCTTCACCGGGGCGGCCGTGCTGGGCCTGCGTGCCGGGCCTGTAGGACAGGCCTGCGGATGGGACCTGCGGGACAGGCGTGGGGTGTGCGGGCCGGTCCTGCGGGCCGGGCCCGCAGGCGGGGGCTGGCGGCCGGGGCTCCGCCCGGGGAGCCGCGCCCAGCTCAGCCCACGTTCACCGCGCTCCACGCCGCGCCCACCGCGGCGTGCTCCGGGCTGTCGGCGCCGTACAGGTCCTCGGCCGCGCCCAGGGTGGCCGTGCGGGCGCCCGCGTAGTCGGTGGACGAGGTCATGTAGACCGTCAGCGCCCGGTACCAGATGTCGCCGAGCTTGTCCCGGCCGATCCCGGAGACGGTGGACCCGTCGCAGGTGGGGGAGTCGTAGTTCACGCCGCCCACGCTCTTCGCACCGCTGCCCTCGGCCAGCAGGTAGGCGAAGTGGTTGGCGACCCCGGAGGAGTAGTGGACGTCGAGGTCGCCCACCGACGTGCTCCAGCAGTCGGCCGAACTGCCGTCCCTGCTCGGCCTGTCCAGGTAGCGCAGGGCGTCGCGTCCGAAGCCGTCCCGGACGACCTTCTCGCCGATCAGGTAGTCCCCGGCGTCGGCGGTGTTGCCCGCGTGCCACTCCACCAGCGTGCCGAAGATGTCGGAGGTCGCCTCGTTCAGGCCGCCGGACTCGCCCGAGTACGTCAGTGCCGCAGTCGACGACGTCACGCCGTGCGACATCTCGTGCCCGGCGACGTCCAGCGAGACCAGCGGTCCGAAGGTCGTCCCGTCACCGTCGCCGTACGTCATGCAGAAACAACTGTCGTCCCAGAAGGCGTTGTTGTACGCGGCGCCGTAGTGCACGCGGTTGTACGAGCCCTTGCCGTCGCCCGCGATGCCGCTGCGCCCGTGGACGTCCTCGTAGTAGTCCCAGGTGACGTCCGTGCCGTACTGCGCGTCCACCGCGGCCGAGGCGCGGTCGGCCGCGGTCCCCGTGCCCCAGTGGTTGTCGGCGTCGGTGAACACCGTCGAGGGCGCCCGGACCGGGCAGATGCCGAGGAAGCACAGGTCGGTCCGGTTCCCGGCGTCGCCGGTGTACGTGTCGCCGCGCGTCGGATCCTTGAGCTGGTACGACGCACCCGACCGCGTCGTCTCCAGCGGCACCGTGCCGCCGTACAGCGACTCGCCGTCGCCCGCCGCGCTCTCGATCGAGTCCCAGGCGTCGATCCGGGCGCCCGTGCGCGCGTCGGTCAGCACCGTGCGGGCGACCGGGTTGCCGGCGGAGTCCAGCGCCGCCGCGTTCGTGCGCCAGGCCAGTTTCGGGGCGCCGTGCAGGGCGTCGACCACCAGCTCGGGCTTGGCGGTGAGCTTCTTCAGGAGCTCGCCCGGGTTGGCGGCGCGCAGCGCGTTCGCGGCCAGGTCGGCGGCCTCGGGGGCGGGCAGCTTCGGGGCGACGGAGGGGACGGAGAGGGTGGCGCTCGTCGCGCGGTTCGCGCCGCGGTAGTCGCCGTCGGGGTCGAGGTGGACGACGAAGTCGCCGCCCAGGACGGGGAGTCCGCGGTAGGTGCGGTCGTAGCGGACGTGCTGGGTGCCGTCCTCGTCGACGACGACGTCGCGGACCTCCGTGTCCTGAGCCGCGGTCAGGCCCAGATCGGCGGCGTGGCCCACGAGGGCCGTCGCCGCGTTGTCGACGGCGGCGGCGGGGCTCGGCCGGCCGGCCGCCCGGGCGCCGGGGACGAGGGCGGCCGTCAGGAGGGCGGCGGTGACGGCGGCGATGCCGGCCGTGGCGAGACGGGAATGTCGGACGTGCCGTATTCGGCGGCTCATCGAACTCCTTGGGGGGAGGAGCGCTTCGGGGCGCGTGGGGGAGCGTGGGGGGCGTGGGGGGAGGGGGCGCTGATGTCGACTCAGGTCTAAGGGAGCCGGACATGTCATGTCCATAGCCCTCCCGTGAAGATCGGGAAAGGCATGAGGGGAGAGAATGACCCTTCGTGGAAACCGCGCGACTCCCCTTCTTCGTCTACGGCACGCTCCGCCCCGGCGGCCCCAACCACGACCTCTTCCTGCGCGGACGCACCCGTGCCGAGGAACCGGCCCGCCTGCACGGCGCCGTGCTCTACGCCGGTCCCGGCTATCCGTACGCCGTGGAGGAGCCGGCGGGCGCGGTCGGCGCGGTGGTCGGCGGGGTACTCGTCACCGCCCGGCCGGAGTCGTACGACGAACTGCTCGCCGCCCTCGACCGGCTGGAGGTGTACGTGCCGGGCGACCCGCGCAACCTGTACGTCCGCATGGCCAGGACGGTGGTACGGGCCGCGGACGGGAGGCCCGTGCGCGCCTGGGTGTACGTCGCCGCCCCGGCCGTCGCCGCACGGCTGCGGGCCGGGGGCACGCCGATCGAGGGCGGCACCTGGCCCCTGCGGTGACCGTCCACGGCGTCAGCGCAACCGCGCGGTGACCGCTACGGCGTGACCGACTCCGTCACCGTTTCGCTCCCCACGTCCGTCACCGCTTCCACCCGGACCGCGCACACCTTGAACTCGGGCATCCGCGAGGTCGGGTCCAGCGCCGGGTTGGTCAGGGTGTTGGCGCGCCCCTCGCCCGGCCAGTGGAAGGGCATGAACACGGTGTCGGGCCGGATGCCGGTGGTGATGCGGGCCGGCGCGACCGCCCGCCCGCGCCGCGAGACGACCGCCACCGGATCGCCCTCGGCCGCCCCGAGCCGCGCCGCCAGCCGCGGGTGCAGCTCCACGAAGGGGCCCGGCGCGGCGGCGTTCAGCTCCTCCACGCGCCGGGTCTGCGCGCCCGACTGGTACTGCGCCACGACCCGCCCGGTGGTCAGCAGCACCGGGTACTCGTCGTCCGGCTCCTCGGCGCTCGGACGGTGCGAGACGGGCACGAACCGGGCCCTGCCGTCGTCGGTGGCGAAGCGGTCGAGGAAGAGGCGCGGGGTGCCCGGATGCCGGTGTCCCCGCGCCCGCGCGGGCCCGTCGGTGCCGGTGGTTTCCTCGGCCCTGGTGGTTTCGTCGGCCCTGGTGGTTTCGTCGGTGCCGGTGGTTTCCTCTGCCCGCGCGGCCCCGTCGCGGCCGGTGGCTTCCTCGGCCCTGGTGGCCTCGTCGGCACCGGTCGTTTCCTCAGCCCCGGTGGTCTCGTCGACCCTGGTGGCTTCGTCAATGCCGGTGGTTTCGTCGGCACCGGTGGATTCCTCACCCCCGGTGGTCTCGTCGATGCCGGTGATCTCGTCGGCCCTGGTGGTCCCGTCGGTGCCGGTGGCCTCGTTCGTCCCGTCCGGTGCCGGGCACGGCCAGAACACGCCGTTCTCCTCCGCCAGCCGCCGGTAGTCGATCCCCGAGTAGTCCGCGGGCCCGCCCGCGCTCGCCCGGCGCAGCTCCTCGAAGACCTCCTCGGGGTCGGTCGGGAAACCCTTCTCCACGCCGAGCCGGCCGGCCAGTTCGTGCAGTACCTCCAGGTCGCCGCGGACCCCGTCCGGCGGGCTGATCGCGCGCCGCCGCAGCAGCACCCGCCCCTCCAGGCTGGTCGTGGTCCCGGTCTCCTCCGCCCACTGCGTCACCGGCAGCACCACGTCCGCCAGCGCCGCCGTCTCGGAGAGCACCACGTCGCACACGGCCAGGAAGTCCAGCGACCGCAGCCGCCCCTCGATGTGTGCCGCGCGCGGCGCCGACACCACCGGGTTGGACCCCATCACCAGCAGCGACCTGATGTCCGTCCCCAGCGCGTCCAGCAGCTCGTACGCACTGCGTCCCGGCCCCGGCAGCGAGTCGGGGTCCACCCCCCACACCTCGGCCACGTGCCGCCGCGCCGCCGGATCGGTCAGCTTCCGGTAGCCCGGCAACTGGTCGGCCTTCTGCCCGTGTTCACGCCCGCCCTGCCCGTTGCCCTGCCCGGTCAGGCAGCCGTACCCCGACAGGGGCCGCCCGGCCCGCCCGGTCGCCAGGCACAGGTTGATCCACGCGCCCACCGTGTCCGTGCCCTTGGCCTGCTGCTCGGGCCCGCGCGCGGTCAGCACCATCGCGGCCTCGGGCGCGCAGAACAGCCGTACCGCCTCCCGCAGCTCGGGAACGGACACCCCGGTGATCCGCTCCACGTACTCCGGCCAGTGCGCCATCGCCGCCGCCCGCGCGTCCTCCCAGCCGGCCGTGCGCTCCTCGACGTACCGCTCGTCGACCCGCCCCTGAGCGACGACCAGGTGCAGCATGCCGAGCGCGAGGGCCAGATCGGTGCCCGGCCGGGGCGCCAGGTGCAGGTCGGCCTGCTCGGCGGTCCTCGTCCGGCGCGGGTCGACGACGATCAGCGTGCCGCCGTTCTCGCGCAGCTCGGCGAAGTACCGCAGGGACGGCGGCATCGTCTCCGCCGGGTTGGACCCGACGAGGATCACGCACCCGGTCTTCGGGATGTCCTCCAGCGGAAACGGCAGCCCCCGGTCGAGACCGAACGCCTTCGTGCCGGCCGCCGCCGCCGACGACATGCAGAACCGCCCGTTGTAGTCGATCTGCGAGGTGCCCAGCGCCACCCGGGCGAACTTCCCCAGCGTGTAGGCCTTCTCGTTGGTCAGCCCGCCCCCGCCGAACACCCCGAGCGCGTCCGCGCCGTGCTCCTCCCGGGTGCGGGCCAGGTTCCCGGCGATCCGGTCCAGCGCCTCCTCCCAGGTGGCCGGCGTCAGCTCCCCGTCGCGGGACCGCACCAAGGGGGAGGTGAGCCGCACCCGGGACGACAGCAGGGCCGGCGCCGTACGCCCCTTTCCGCACAGCGCGCCCCGGTTCACCGGGAAGTCCGCGCGCTCGGTCACCTCGACGGTCCCGTCGGCGGCGGGCGTCAGGTTCATCCCGCACTGCAGGGCGCAGTACGGGCAGTGCGTGGGCGTGGCGGTGTTCTGCATGCCGCCCAGCGTGCGTCGCCCGTGTTACGCGACCGGGCGGCGCTCTGTTACGCCGCCGGGACGGCGACCTCCCCGTCGGCCTGCGGCCACGGTGAGGGCGCGCCACGGCTCATCGCTCACCGGCCAGGTCCAGGGCTCGCGCCACCCCCGGCTCCCTCGGCCCGAGGAACGTGGGGTCCGGCTCGAAGACCGCGTCCAGCGCCGCCTTCCCCGCCGCGAGGATCTCCCGGGCGCCCCCGTAGTACCAGGTCACGTCGTGTACGTCGTCGACCCCGACGCCGTAGGACGCCACCCCGGCCTCCTGGCACAGCGCCACCGCGCGCCGGATGTGGAAGCCCTGGCTGATCAGGACCGCCCGGTCCACGCCGAAGATCTTCTTCGCCCGGACGCAGGAGTCCCAGGTGTCGAAGCCCGCGTAGTCGCTGACGATCCGCCCGTCGGGCACCCCGTGCCGGACCAGGTACGCGCGCATGGCGTCCGGTTCGTCGTACTCCTCGCGGCTGTTGTCGCCGGTGACCAGGACCACCTCGATCCGGCCCGTCCGGTACAGCTCGGCCGCCGTGTCCAGGCGGTGCGCGAGGTACGGCGACGGCTCGCCCTCCCACAGCCCGGCGCCGAAGACGACGGCGACCTCGGTGCGGGGCACGTCGGCCGTGGTGCGCAGCCGGCCGTCGGTCACCACGTGTGTCCACGTGGCCGGCAGCAGCGCCAGCACGCACCCCGCCATCACCGCCCGGATCAGCCGCCGCCGCCCCGCACGGGTGCGCGGCAGGCGCGGTCTGCCAGGTCTCCAGCGGCGCATCGGTCGGTCCCCTCCCCGGTCGTCTCCCGGTCTGTAGTGACGTACCGGAGCGCCGTCCGGTTCGCCGCCCGCTCACACGGCGGGCCCGGCGGTCTGTGAACCGACGGAAAATCCCTGTGACACCCACGCAACGGGGAGGCAACGTCCCGCCTCCACCATCGGTGCATGACGGTGATGACAGTGACGAGTGGAACGAGCGGGCCGCACGCGGCCACCCCCGACGGCGCCCCCGCCCTGGTCGTCGTCGCCCACGGCAGCCGCGACCCGCGCGCGCTGAGCACCGTACGCGCCCTCCTCGACCAGGTCCGCGCCCTGCGCCCCGCCCTGCCGGTGCACCTCGGGCACATCGAGCTGAACGAGCCCCCGCTGCCCGACACGCTCGCCGCCCTGGGAGACGGGCGGGCCGTCCTGGTCCCGCTCCTGCTCAGTCGCGGCCACCACGTCAAGCGGGACATCCCCGAGACGGCCGCGGCCTCGCCGGCCCGCACCCGCGTCGCCGCCCCCCTCGGCCCGCACCCCCTGCTCGTCGACGCCCTGCACGACCGCCTCACCGAGGCCGGCTGGCCCACCCGCGCCCCCCGAGGCGGCGCCGTCGTCCTCGCCTCCGCGGGCTCCCGCGATCCGGACTCCAAGGCCGACACGGCCCGCGCCGCCACCCTGCTGGCCGACCGCCTCGGCGTCCCGGTCGTACCCGCTTACGCCTCGGCGGCGGCCCCCACGGTCCCGGAGGCGGTGCGCGCGCTGACCGCCCGGGGCCATCGCCGGGTGGCCGTCGCCTCGTACTTCACGGCCCCGGGCCGCTTCGCGACGGAGTGCGCGGCAGCGGCCCCGTGGATCGCCGCCCTCCCCCTGGGCACCCACCCGGCGATGGCCCGCCTGCTCCTGCACCGCTACGACCGGGCATGGACGACCGGCGGGGAGGACCACGTTCCCGAAGGGGCGCGGGAGGCATCGGCGTGCGGCTCCGCCGCGCTTGCGCGAGCGGCCACGACGTACCCCGCACTCGCCCGGCAACCGCACCCGGCACCCGCGTAGGCCCCCGACTGTCACACCTTCCGCATACTGTTCCTGACATGGAAGGCACCGCACCCCCACCCCCGTACGACCCGACGTCGGTCGCCCGCTTCGCCCCGGAGCCGGACAAACGCCCCGGCCGCACCGCCTTCCAGCGCGACCGCGCCCGCATCCTGCACTCCGCCGCCCTGCGCCGCCTCGCCGGCAAGACGCAGGTCGTCACGCCGGGGGAGCGCAACCCCGTCTGGGACGCCAGCCCCCGCACCCGCCTCACGCACTCCCTGGAATGCGCCCAGGTCGGGCGCGAACTCGGCGCCGCCCTCGGCTGCGACCCCGACCTCGTCGAGGCCGCCTGCCTCGCCCACGACCTCGGCCACCCGCCCTTCGGGCACAACGGCGAACAGGCGCTCAACGCGTTCGCCGAGGACTGCGGCGGCTTCGAGGGCAACGCCCAGTCGCTCAGGCTCCTCACCCGCATCGAGCCCAAGCGGTTCACCGAGGAGGGCTCCGTCGGCCTCAACCTCACCCGCGCCACCCTCGACGCCGCCACCAAGTACCCGTGGCCCCGCGGCGCCCATCCCACCGACCCGGCCTCGTCCAAGTTCGGCGTGTACGACGACGACCGGCCCGTCTTCGAGTGGCTGCGCAAGGACGCCCCCGGCGCCCGCACCTGCTTCGAGGCCCAGGTGATGGACTGGGCCGACGACGTGGCGTACTCCGTGCACGACGTCGAGGACGGACTGCACGCCG
Coding sequences within it:
- a CDS encoding NAD(P)-dependent oxidoreductase, whose product is MTDASIDTVTITDKTSAPRIPLTVLGAGAMGTALVRAWLAAGHPVTVWNRTPARAEALAADGATVAASAADAVAASRLVIVCLLDDATVGEALDGADLTGRDLVNLTTGTPAQGRARAAWAEARGARFLDAGIMAVPPMIGDAGSGGFVFYSGSPGPFEEHRDTLAVPAGTRYVGEDPGFAALHDVALLSAMSGMFAGITHAFALIGPEDIAPKDFAPLLVSWLGAMTGSAHLAAEQLESGDYGKNVVSNLAMQVAGNATLLRTAEEQGVSAELLTPYTELMERWLAEGHGQEDPTGMVELLDLRRGEGA
- a CDS encoding winged helix-turn-helix transcriptional regulator yields the protein MGTARRPGAYVCGIDAAMDVIGGKWKGLILWALNERPYRFGALRRELPGVTEKVLTAQLRELEADGVVHREEYDEVPPRVEYSLTARGVALNEALAPLGAWGRANVLDVSPAAGQVREDDHVALVAGTA
- a CDS encoding class F sortase, producing the protein MRRVGNTAIAAVTALALCSGAWLVLGGTRTEAPPQPSAAQARTGQAGEAAAAPALPPSPPDRIRIPAIGVDAPMTGLGLTPSGSLDVPPAEKENLAGWYEAGTTPGETGTAIVAGHVDNADGPAVFYRLGALEKGGTIEVDRRDGGVAVFTVDAVEVYAAKDFPDEKVYGAAGRPELRVITCGGDYSRGTGYQGNVVVFAHLTGGR
- a CDS encoding NADPH-dependent FMN reductase, which produces MTTTTAPLHVTLLVGSNRHGRFGPVVADWLLDHLRAHDDLVPEVVDVAGTDLPTTFAPTPRATAALAEITPSLAGADAFVVLTPEYNHSFPAGLKNVIDWHFTEWRAKPVGLVSYGGLAGGLRASEHLRQVFAELHAVTVRDTVSFHNAGASFDDAGRLRDPSGPDAAAKTMLDQLVWWGRALREAKEKRPYGDG
- a CDS encoding M4 family metallopeptidase; the protein is MSRRIRHVRHSRLATAGIAAVTAALLTAALVPGARAAGRPSPAAAVDNAATALVGHAADLGLTAAQDTEVRDVVVDEDGTQHVRYDRTYRGLPVLGGDFVVHLDPDGDYRGANRATSATLSVPSVAPKLPAPEAADLAANALRAANPGELLKKLTAKPELVVDALHGAPKLAWRTNAAALDSAGNPVARTVLTDARTGARIDAWDSIESAAGDGESLYGGTVPLETTRSGASYQLKDPTRGDTYTGDAGNRTDLCFLGICPVRAPSTVFTDADNHWGTGTAADRASAAVDAQYGTDVTWDYYEDVHGRSGIAGDGKGSYNRVHYGAAYNNAFWDDSCFCMTYGDGDGTTFGPLVSLDVAGHEMSHGVTSSTAALTYSGESGGLNEATSDIFGTLVEWHAGNTADAGDYLIGEKVVRDGFGRDALRYLDRPSRDGSSADCWSTSVGDLDVHYSSGVANHFAYLLAEGSGAKSVGGVNYDSPTCDGSTVSGIGRDKLGDIWYRALTVYMTSSTDYAGARTATLGAAEDLYGADSPEHAAVGAAWSAVNVG
- a CDS encoding gamma-glutamylcyclotransferase family protein produces the protein METARLPFFVYGTLRPGGPNHDLFLRGRTRAEEPARLHGAVLYAGPGYPYAVEEPAGAVGAVVGGVLVTARPESYDELLAALDRLEVYVPGDPRNLYVRMARTVVRAADGRPVRAWVYVAAPAVAARLRAGGTPIEGGTWPLR
- a CDS encoding molybdopterin oxidoreductase family protein; translated protein: MQNTATPTHCPYCALQCGMNLTPAADGTVEVTERADFPVNRGALCGKGRTAPALLSSRVRLTSPLVRSRDGELTPATWEEALDRIAGNLARTREEHGADALGVFGGGGLTNEKAYTLGKFARVALGTSQIDYNGRFCMSSAAAAGTKAFGLDRGLPFPLEDIPKTGCVILVGSNPAETMPPSLRYFAELRENGGTLIVVDPRRTRTAEQADLHLAPRPGTDLALALGMLHLVVAQGRVDERYVEERTAGWEDARAAAMAHWPEYVERITGVSVPELREAVRLFCAPEAAMVLTARGPEQQAKGTDTVGAWINLCLATGRAGRPLSGYGCLTGQGNGQGGREHGQKADQLPGYRKLTDPAARRHVAEVWGVDPDSLPGPGRSAYELLDALGTDIRSLLVMGSNPVVSAPRAAHIEGRLRSLDFLAVCDVVLSETAALADVVLPVTQWAEETGTTTSLEGRVLLRRRAISPPDGVRGDLEVLHELAGRLGVEKGFPTDPEEVFEELRRASAGGPADYSGIDYRRLAEENGVFWPCPAPDGTNEATGTDGTTRADEITGIDETTGGEESTGADETTGIDEATRVDETTGAEETTGADEATRAEEATGRDGAARAEETTGTDETTRADETTRAEETTGTDGPARARGHRHPGTPRLFLDRFATDDGRARFVPVSHRPSAEEPDDEYPVLLTTGRVVAQYQSGAQTRRVEELNAAAPGPFVELHPRLAARLGAAEGDPVAVVSRRGRAVAPARITTGIRPDTVFMPFHWPGEGRANTLTNPALDPTSRMPEFKVCAVRVEAVTDVGSETVTESVTP
- a CDS encoding SanA/YdcF family protein; translated protein: MRRWRPGRPRLPRTRAGRRRLIRAVMAGCVLALLPATWTHVVTDGRLRTTADVPRTEVAVVFGAGLWEGEPSPYLAHRLDTAAELYRTGRIEVVLVTGDNSREEYDEPDAMRAYLVRHGVPDGRIVSDYAGFDTWDSCVRAKKIFGVDRAVLISQGFHIRRAVALCQEAGVASYGVGVDDVHDVTWYYGGAREILAAGKAALDAVFEPDPTFLGPREPGVARALDLAGER
- a CDS encoding sirohydrochlorin chelatase, whose product is MTVTSGTSGPHAATPDGAPALVVVAHGSRDPRALSTVRALLDQVRALRPALPVHLGHIELNEPPLPDTLAALGDGRAVLVPLLLSRGHHVKRDIPETAAASPARTRVAAPLGPHPLLVDALHDRLTEAGWPTRAPRGGAVVLASAGSRDPDSKADTARAATLLADRLGVPVVPAYASAAAPTVPEAVRALTARGHRRVAVASYFTAPGRFATECAAAAPWIAALPLGTHPAMARLLLHRYDRAWTTGGEDHVPEGAREASACGSAALARAATTYPALARQPHPAPA
- a CDS encoding deoxyguanosinetriphosphate triphosphohydrolase → MEGTAPPPPYDPTSVARFAPEPDKRPGRTAFQRDRARILHSAALRRLAGKTQVVTPGERNPVWDASPRTRLTHSLECAQVGRELGAALGCDPDLVEAACLAHDLGHPPFGHNGEQALNAFAEDCGGFEGNAQSLRLLTRIEPKRFTEEGSVGLNLTRATLDAATKYPWPRGAHPTDPASSKFGVYDDDRPVFEWLRKDAPGARTCFEAQVMDWADDVAYSVHDVEDGLHAGHIDPNCLLADPEREAVFEAAAGRYVPAGTDHAELAAALDRLLAQDWWPHGYDGTAVAQARLKDATSQLIGRFCLAAEAATRAAYGGGRLTRYTAELVVPREARMECAVLKAVAVRYVMQRTEQERLRADQRVVVAELAEALTARAPDGLDPQFRALFDRAGDDRTRKRVIVDQIASLTDASARSLHARLTGHP